DNA sequence from the Streptomyces cinnabarinus genome:
GGTTGAAGTACTCCACCTTGGCCAGGACGGTCGCCTTGATGCCCTTGGTCACGCTGTTGAGCCTCACCAGCGGGGTGTTGCCGACGAGACTGATCATCGAGTCGTGGAATTGCACCGTTGTCTCCGGATGCTGCAAAAGATGCGGTCGTTAGTGGTGAAGCCAGCCTATGGCCTGCCTGGCACCCATGACGGTCGTTCACTGCCCGTTGGGATTGGGCCACGGTCCGTGCGGGGCAAGCAGTGGATGTACGGGTTCGAGGAGGTGGCGGCAGGGCATGACGAGCATGTCGAGGGCGAGGGTGGCCCGCCGGATCGCGGCCGGCGCCGCGTACGGCGGCGGCGGGATCGGGCTGGCCGGGGCGGCCGCCGTGGGTCTGGTGCTGGCGGAGGTCCAGCTCGCCAAACGCGCCGTGGGCAACGGCGGCACGGCCCCGCACCCGCCGAGCGCGGAGGGCCTGTACGGCGACGGCATGACGACCGCGGACGAGCCCCCGCTCCTGCTGCTGATGCTGGGCGACTCCACGGCCGCGGGCCAGGGCGTACGGCGGGCCGGGCAGACGCCGGGGGCGCTGCTGGCGTCGGGCCTCGCGGCGGTGGCGGAGCGCCCGGTGCGGCTGCGCAATGTCGCCCTTCCCGGTGCCCGCTCCGACGACCTGGAACGCCAGGTGTCGCAGGCGCTGGCCGACTCCGGCCAGGTGCCCGACATCTGCGTGATCATGATCGGCGCCAATGACGTCACCCACCGCATGCCCGCGACCCGCTCGGTGCGCTGTCTGGCCACGGCGGTACGACGGCTGCGCACGGCCGGCGCCGAGGTGGTCGTCGGCACCTGCCCCGACCTCGGCACCATCGAGCCGGTCCAGCAGCCCCTGCGCTGGCTGGCCCGCCGGGCCTCCCGTCAGCTCGCCGCCGCCCAGACCATCGGCGTGGTCGAGCAGGGCGGCCGTACGGTCTCGCTGGGCGATCTGCTGGGCCCGGAGTTCGCGGCGAACCCGCGCGAGCTGTTCGGCCCCGACAGCTACCACCCCTCGGCGGAGGGCTACGCCACCGCGGCGATGGCCGTCCTGCCGACGGTCTGCGCGGCGCTCGGTCTGTGGCCCGCGGAGGAGGAGCGGCCGGACGTCTCCCGCCGCGAGGGCTTCCTGCCGGTGGCGCGGGCCGCGGCGGAGGCGGCGTCCGAGGCGGGCACGGAGGTCGCGGCGGCGATGCCCACGGGACCGCGGGGTCCGTGGGCGCTGCTCAAGCGGCGGCGCAGGCGGCGGGTCGGGGCGACGGAACCCTCGCCGACCAGCGCGTCGGGGGTGTGAAGCGGAATCCGCTCCTCCCCGCGAGCCGTCTTCCGTACACACACAGTTCACCGTGCGAACGGGGTGCGGTCACCGGATCACCCCCGGCTTTGGCGAGGGTGTGCTTTCGCTGTCACGCCGCTGTCAGGAGCACGCCCCCGCGATGGAAAAGCCGACCCCCGGAGTCACCGTACGGTCCCGTGACCCCTGGTGGGACAACGCCCGGTTCGTCTCCGCCGCCCTGATCGTGGTCCTGCACACCGTGGGCAGCCTGATGAGCCGCTACGACGTGCTCGGGGCGTACCACATCGGCACCTGGGCCTTCCGGGTGCCGCTCTTCGTCATCCTGGCCGGCGTCTTCAGCAGCGGCGGCCCGCTCGGCCCGCGCCACCTGCGCACCCTGCTGAGCAGCATCGCCCTGCCCGCCCTGATCTTCAGCCTGCTGTACTCGCTGGAGGTGTACGCGCTCGGCGGCCGTTTCACCCCGCACATCACCCAGCTCCCCTGGACGCTGTGGTTCCTGATGTCGCTGTTCTTCTGGCGGCTGCTGCTGCCCCTGGTGGTCCAGCTGCGGCATCCCCTGCTGGTCACCACGGTCGTCTCGCTGGCGGTCGGGTACGTGGACGAGTTCGGCATGCAGTTCTCGGCCAGCCGGACCCTGGTGTACCTGCCGCTGTTCTACCTGGGATGGCGGCTGGGCCAGGGGTGGCTCCAGGACTGGTTCCGGGCCCGCTGGAGCCTGCCGGTGGCCGTGGCGGGGGTGCTCGCCTCGTTCACGGTGGGCTGGCTCTGGCACACGAAGGTCCTCGGCACCTGGCTGTCGATGCGGCACGCGTACCGGGCCGACACCCGGCTGGGCATGGAGGGCGCCTGGGTGATCCGGCTGCTGGTGCTGGCCTCGGCTGCGGCGCTGGTGCTGTGTCTGCTGCGGCTGATACCGAGGCGGCGGCTGCCGTTCGTCTCCGCCCTGGGCTCCGGCGGCTTCACCATCTACCTGCTGCATCCGCTGGTCATCCTGCCGTTCCGGGAGCGGGGCCACATCGCGCGCGCCGACACTCACCTGGAGCTGCTCGCCCTGATGGTGTGCGGGGTGCTGCTCGCGGCGGTGCTCGGTTCGCCGTGGGTACGGCGACTGGTGCGGCCGCTGACCAAGCCGTCGGTGGACTGGCTGTTCGCGGCGCCCGCCGCGCCCACGCCGACGGACCCCGCGGACCCGCCGGCTCCACCCCTAAGCAAGCGCTTGGAAAAGAGGTCCGCATCACACCCGGATGGCGGTGACCGAAGCCTTACGTACAGGTAACTTGCCCGTACACCCTCTTCCGTCGTCGTCTGGAGCCGTGATGCCCGAAGCCGTGATCGTCTCGACCGCCCGCTCCCCCATCGGCCGCGCCTTCAAGGGCTCCCTGAAGGACCTCCGCCCGGACGACCTCACGGCCACGATCATCCAGGCCGCCCTCGCCAAGGTCCCCGAGCTGGACCCGCGCGACATCGACGACCTGATGCTCGGCTGCGGCCTCCCCGGCGGCGAGCAGGGCAACAACCTCGGCCGGATCGTGGCCGTGCAGATGGGCATGGACCACCTCCCGGGCTGCACCATCACCCGGTACTGCTCGTCCTCCCTCCAGACCTCGCGGATGGCCCTGCACGCCATCAAGGCCGGTGAGGGCGACGTCTTCATCTCGGCCGGTGTCGAGGTGGTCTCCAGCTTCGCCAAGGGCAACTCCGACTCCCTGCCGGACACCCACAACCCCTTCTTCGCCGAGGCCGAGGCCCGCACCGCGGCCGTCGCCCAGCAGGAGGGCTCGACCTGGCACGACCCGCGCGAGGACGGGCTCGTCCCGGACGCCTACATCGCGATGGGCCAGACCGCCGAGAACCTCGCCCGCTCGAAGGGCGTCACCCGCGCGGACATGGACGAGTTCGGCGTCCGCTCGCAGAACCTCGCCGAGGAAGCCATCAAGAACGGCTTCTGGGAGCGCGAGATCACCCCGGTGACCCTCCCCGACGGCACCGTCGTCAGCAAGGACGACGGCCCGCGCGCGGGCGTCACCCTGGAGGGCGTCTCGGGCCTCAAGCCCGTCTTCCGCCCCGACGGCCTGGTCACCGCCGCCAACTGCTGCCCGCTGAACGACGGCGCCGCCGCGGTCGTCATCATGAGCGACACCAAGGCCCGCGAGCTCGGCCTCACGCCCCTCGCCCGCATCGTGTCGACCGGCGTCTCCGGCCTCTCCCCCGAGATCATGGGCCTCGGCCCGGTCGAGGCGTCCCAGCAGGCGCTGCGCCGCGCCGGCCTCACCATCGACGACATCGACCTGGTCGAGATCAACGAGGCGTTCGCCGCGCAGGTGATCCCCTCCTACCGCGACCTGGGCATCGACCTGGACAAGCTGAACGTCAACGGCGGCGCCATCGCCGTCGGCCACCCCTTCGGCATGACCGGCGCCCGCATCACCGGCACGCTCATCAACTCCCTGCAGTTCCACGACAAGCAGTTCGGTCTGGAGACCATGTGCGTCGGTGGCGGCCAGGGCATGGCGATGGTCATCGAGCGACTGAGCTGACCGTAGCCGTCGCGAGACCCTGAGTGACGCACAGGCCCGGAACCCGGTAACAGCCCAGGTTCCGGGCCTGTTTGTGATCCAATCTCCCCCAGGATGTGACCTATCTCCCTCAGTCGAGGGATTTCCGCAGGTCAGGGGCGTCTCACCCGTCTCGCCGGACCCAAAGCCCTGTCCGGTTCGTGACGTTACGCACTGACAGATTGATAGTCCACCCTTCAAGCTGATGTAGGAAGTCGGGGGTCGACTTTGAACCGGGAGTACGTCAGTGAGCGCCATGCCGATCGCCCTGCTGCTCACCACGGCCGCCACCGGCGCCGTGGGCGTCGCCGTCCTGCGCACCCTCATGGTGCTGCGCCGACAGGTCGCGGCCCTGCACACCGAGCTGGCCGCGAACAACGCGGCGGCGGCCCGGGGTCTGGTGCCGGCCGCGCGTGCGGCCGCGGACACCGATGAGATACGCGCCGCCGTGGCCGAGGCCCTGGCGGAGGAGCGGGAGCGGGAGCTGGCCGAGGCGCGCGCGTTCTGGGCGGCCCAGGAGGCCCGTGACGCCTCCGACGCCCCGACCCTGCTCGGCCTGAGCGACAGCGAGCTGTTCCTGCCCCGGCAGACCGACTTCGTGGGCCTTGAGCCGCTGGAGCCGGTCACCGAGCCGCCCGCGGACGCCGAGGAGTTCGCCGGGGACTCCCCCGAACTGGCCGCGGCCCGCCGTCGGCACCCCTCGCACCCGGACTTCGTACCGGTCCAGTCACCGGTCGTGAACGACCACGAACGCACGGTCGCCGCCCTGGAGGACCTGGCCTCCTCCGCCACCGAACTGACCGACGTGCGCCCCGGCCCGCTCGGCACCCTCGACGTCTACGTCTTCGCCGACGGCACGACCCTGTGCATGACCCCGGGCCACCGCGAAACGGCGGAACGCCTCGCCGGGGCCCTCCGCACCGGCGAGACCCCGGTCCTGCTGGGCGGCTCGGGCATCTCGGGCGCGTACACGCTGACGTTCCGGTGCGGCGAGGAGAACGTGTACATCCTGGCGGACCGGGTCATAGCGAGCCTGTAAGCGGCGGGGCGGGAAAGGTACCTAGGGGCGCGGGGAACTGCGCGACCAGCCACAACAGACCGTCGGCCGCCAGCGCACCTCAGACCCCCGCCCTCTTCTGCGCATCCTCCACCAACCGCACAGCCTCGGAAACCTGGCCATCGTCCGTCAACACGAGCGCCAAGTCATGCACGGCAACGGTGATTTGATCAGCCGCGGCAAACATCCCCGCATCCGGCATCACCCGAGGCTCCTCCGAGCACCCTTCAAGAACCTGCGCCCTCCGAGCCAACTCCCTGGCCAGCGCCAGCGCTTCCGCGGCGGCCCCCCGTTGCAGACGGGACTGCGGCGCCGCCCGCAACCGGTCGGCGAAGTGATCCACAGCCTGGGTCAGACGCGTCGTATCCACCACGCCGCAACCGTACGCGCCGAACCGGGACTGTTGCCAACACGCGAACGCTCAGGCACGGTGACCTGAAGGACCGGCTTACATCCCCTTTGCGTCCGGAGGCGCCGATGTCCCACGTCCTCTCCGAGGAGACCCACCGCAACATGCTCGCCCGCATCCCCCACTGCACCGGTCGTGAAGTCTCCGACTGGCTCCGCACCGTAGAAGACGGCCCCGCCCTCGTTCGTTTCGAGGAGAAGGTCAGCTGGCTTCGCCACGAATACGATCTCGCGTACGGCCACGCGAAGGCGATCGTCCACGAGTACGACCTGAGGAGGGCGGCGCGCAAGTTCCTCTAGGCGCGCACAGACGAACGCACAGACGGCGAAGGGCCCCGGGTCGGAACCCGGGGCCCTTTCCTGTGATCCGGTCGCGGATCAGTCGCTGCTGTTGAGGATCGAGATGAGCCTCAGGAACTCCATGTAGATCCAGACCAGCGTCAGCGTGAGGCCGAAGGCGGCGAGCCAGGCCTCCTCGCGCGGGGCACCGTAGGCGATGCCGTCCTCGACCTGCTTGAAGTCCAGGGCCAGGAAGGCCGCGCCGAGCAGGATGCCGACGACGCCCATGAGGATGCCGAGCGGGCCGCTGCGGAAGCCGAGGCCGTCACCGCCGCCGAAGACCGCGAACAGCAGGTTGACCGCCATCAGCATGATGAAGCCGAGCGCGGCCGCCATCACGAAGCCGACGAAGCGGCGGTTGACGCGGATCCAGCCCGCCTTGTAGGCGATCAGCACGCTGAGGAAGACACCCATCGTGCCGAGCACGGCCTGCATGGCCGCGCCGTCCGCGATGCGGTTGTCGACCACGCTGGAGACCACACCGAGGAACACACCCTCGAACGCGGCGTAGGAAAGGATCAGCGCGGGCGAGGCCTTGCGCTTGAAGGACTGCACCAGCGCCAGGACCATGCCGAGCAGACCGGCACCGATGGCGATGCCGTACGAGCGGCTGATGTTGGCGTCGTCGACCGGCAGCAGCGCCCAGGCGAGCGCGGCGGTGACGACCAGCACGCCGAGGGTCGTGCCGGTGCGCATGACGACGTCGTCCATCGTCATCCGGCCGGTGGTGACCGGGGCCTGCGGCGGCGCGCCGTACTGAAGGTCCTGCTGGGCGTAGGGGTTCTGGGCGTACGGGTTACCGCCCTGCGGCTGGGCGTACGGGTTGCCCTGCGTGCCCACAGCGGCGCCCCCGGCCTGCGGCTGGGCGTTGAATCCCGCATAGCCGTTGTCGCGGCTGAACCCCCGTCGCGAGAAGACCGGGTTGCTGCTCCTCATTTCACTCCTCCATGGCCACCTTGCGCAGCCTTGGGCTCAAGAGTAATGGAAAGGCAAAAGAAAGACTCTACTGCTTGGGGAGGATCTTTCCCTTGTCATGCTGCGCAACACGCTACGTGGGTCCCTGATTCCCGGCACCGGAGGGGCCCATTCATGACCAACCCGCGACACGTCCGGAACCCGTCGGTGATCAGCCGAACGGGAACCCCGTGTACGCCTCCGCCAGATCGGTCCCGGCGGCCCGCGAGGAGGCGATCCGCGCCAGCCGGGCGAGCTGGAGCCGGTCCTCGAACGGGGTGGCGTCCGGGGCCCGGTGGAGCAGGGTCGTCATGTCGCAGGAGAACCGCTCGGCCTGCCACACCCGCCGCAGACAGGTCGCCGAGTACCCGTCGAGCAGCTCGGCCGAACCGGTCTCCCTCTCGTACGTCAGCGCCCGCGCGAAGGTGACGACGTCCCCCACGGCCAGGTTGAGCCCCTTGGCCCCGGTCGGCGGCACGATGTGCGCGGCGTCACCGGCGAGGAAGAGCCGGCCGTGGCGCATGGGCTCGTGGACATAGGAGCGCATCGGGGTCACCGACTTCTGGGTGATCGGGCCGCGGGCGAGGCGCCAGTCGTCGTCCGTCTCGAAGCGGCGCTCCAGCTCGGCCCAGATCGCGTCGTCCGGCCAGGACTCGGGGTCGGTGCCCTCAGGGACCTGGAGGTAGAGGCGGGAGACGGACGGGGAGCGCATGGACAGCAGGGCGAAGCCCCGGTCGTGCCGGGCGTAGACCAGCTCGTCGTGCGAGGGCGGTACGTCGGCCAGGATGCCGAGCCAGGCAAAGGGGTACGTCCGTTCGAAGGTGCGGGTCAGCTGCTCGGGGATCGCCTTGCGCGCCACGCCCCAGTGGCCGTCGCAGCCGACGACGTAGTCGCACTCCAGAACCTCCTCGCGGCCTTCCGTCCGGAAGCGGACGCGCGGGTGGTCGGTGTCCGCGTCCTCCACGGCCAGGGCCTCCGCCTCGAACATCAGCGGGTGACCCTCCTTCAGCTGGAGGGCGATGAGGTCCTTGCAGACCTCGGTCTGGGCGTAGACCGTCACCGACCGGCCACCGGTGAGCGCGGGGAAGTCGACGCGGTGGCGGGTGCGGTCGTAGCGCAGTTCCACCCCGTCGTGGCGCAGGCCCTCGCGGTCCATGCGCTCACCCGCGCCGGCCGCGCGCAGGACGTCGACCGTGCCCTGCTCCAGGATCCCGGCCCGCTGCCGCTGCTCGACATAGGCACGGTCGCGGCTCTCCAGGACGACCGAGTCGATACCGGCGCGGTACAGGAGCCGGGCGAGCAGGAGGCCGGCGGGGCCGGCTCCGATGATGCCGACGGTGGTGCGCATCGAGGCTCCGTTCAGATGCGTTCGCTTAGTGAAGTTTGTTTCACTGACCTTGAGGCATGAGTTTCCGACCGCATCCGCGCCGCTGTCAACGGTCATGCGGTGAACTCTTCAATGGACGGTGCAGGTGTCGGAGGTGCCCGGAACCGGACTTGAACCGGTACGCCCGCGAGGGGCAGCGAGGTTTAAGCTCGCCGTGTCTGCATTCCACCATCCGGGCAGGCCATGGGCTCCGCGTCGAGGTTCCGAGCCTATCGGGACGCATCCCCCGAACAGCGGAGGGACGACCCGATGTTGTCTTATTTTATTGACGTCTGAGGGTGCATCAGCCCGCGGAACGAGCCATCCGCACTTGCCAATAGCCTTGCGTGCGACGCACGGCCACGCATGGGGAATGACGGAATTTCACCGCCCGAACAAGGACGCTCCACCTGTTCTCGACACATCCGCTCTCCGGGGCGCCGTCATCCCCAGGTATGACACGGCCGCGCCCGGTGCGACCGGAGTCTGCCTTCGGAACCGGAACAGCGGCTGACTACACGAAGACTTGCGGCCGTGACGATGGATGAGTCCCCCGAACCCGTCATCCATCGAGGAGCGCCTTCTCGTGACCACCGCATCCATCGCCGGCCGGGCCACGTCCGTGGCCGCGTGCGCCACGGATCTGTCGAAGATCTACGGACAGGGCGAGACCCAGGTGGTCGCCCTGGACCGGGTCTCCGTCGAGTTCCGGCAGGGCGAGTTCACCGCGATCATGGGCCCGTCCGGCTCCGGCAAGTCCACCCTGATGCACTGCGTCGCCGGTCTGGACACCTTCTCCTCCGGCTCCGTGCGCATCGGCGACACCGAGCTGGGCTCGCTGAAGGACAAGCAGCTCACCAAGTTGCGCCGGGACAAGATCGGCTTCATCTTCCAGGCGTTCAACCTGCTGCCGACGCTGACGGCGCTGGAGAACATCACCCTCCCGATGGACATCGCGGGCCGCAAGGCGGACCAGCAGTGGCTGGACTCCGTCATCCAGATGGTGGGCCTGCGGGACCGCCTCGGGCACCGCCCCTCCCAGCTCTCCGGCGGTCAGCAGCAGCGCGTCGCGGTAGCCCGGGCCCTCGCCTCCAAGCCGGACATCATCTTCGGCGACGAACCGACCGGAAACCTCGATTCCCGTTCCGGCGCCGAGGTGCTGGGCTTCCTGCGCAACTCCGTACGGGAGTTGGGGCAGACCGTGGTGATGGTGACCCATGACCCGGTGGCCGCGGCCTACGCGGACCGGGTGGTCTTCCTCGCCGACGGCCGGGTGGTGGACGAGATGTACCGCCCCACGGCGGATGGCGTGCTTGATTTCATGCTGCGCTTTTCTGGGGGGAACCCCCAGACCCCCGAGTTCGACGCGAAGGGCCGCACCAGCTGATGTTCCGCACCGCCCTGCGCAACGTCCTCGCGCACAAGGCCCGGCTCCTGATGACCGTGCTCGCCGTCATGCTCGGCGTCGCGTTCGTCTCCGGGACCCTGGTCTTCACCAACACCCTCTCCAACGCCCTCCAGAACAGCTCGGCCAAGGGCTTCGACCAGGTCGACGTCGCCGTGACCGCCAAGTCCCAGGAGGACAAGGGCAATACGATCGGCAAGACGCCCGAGCTGACCGAGTCCCTCCTCGACCGGAGCGCCCAAGTGCCGGGCGCCGCCTCCGCGATCGGCGTGGTGAACGGCTTCACCGCCCTCGCCGACAAGGACGGCAAGCTCATCGGCGGCGGCTTCCAGTCCCAGGGCGGCAACTACTGGGGTGCCAAGGACACCCGGTACCCGCTGGTCGACGGGCACGCCCCGAGCGGCGCGGACGAGGTCCTGATCGACTCCGAGACCGCGAAGCGCGCCGGGTACGAGGTCGGCGACACCGTACGGCTCTCCGTCGACGGGCCCGTGATCGCGCCGACCGTCGTGGGTGTCTTCACCACCGACGACGGCAATGTCGCCGCCGGTGGCAGCCTCGCCCTGTTCGACACGGCGACGGCGCAGAAGCTGTTCGGCAAGACCGGCACGTACGACGAGATCGACGTCCGGGCCGCGGCCGGGACCAGCGAGGAGGCGCTCAAGGCCGCGCTGGACAAGGCGCTGCCCAAGGGGCAGGTGGAGACCACCACCGGCACCGAACTCGCCGACGAGCAGGCCGAGGTGATCTCCTCGTCGATGAGCGGTCTGAAGCAGGGGATGCTGGTCTTCGCCGGGATCTCGCTGTTCGTCGGCACCTTCATCATCGCCAACACCTTCACCATGCTGGTCGCCCAGCGCACCAAGGAACTCGCGCTGCTGCGCGCCGTCGGCGCCTCGCGCCGCCAGGTCACGCGGTCGGTGCTGATCGAGGCGTTCGTGGTCGGCGCGGTGGCCGCGGTGGCCGGTCTGGTCGCGGGCATCGGCATCGGCGCGGGCCTGCGCTCATTGATGGGCACGCTCGGCGCGACCGTCCCCGACGGGCCGCTGGTCGTCTCCACCGGCACGATCGGGACCGCCCTCGCGGTCGGCGTGGTGATCACCATGCTGGCGGCCTGGCTGCCGGGCCGACGGGCCGCGAAGATCCCGCCGGTGGCGGCGATGAGCAGCCTGCACGCCCAGGCGACCACCAAGTCCCTGGTGCTGCGCAACACCCTCGGCGCACTGTTCTCCGGCGCGGGTGTGGCGGTCGTCCTGGCGGCGACCGCGATGGAGGGCTCGGACGGCCAGGCCCCGATGGGGCTCGGCGCGGTGCTGCTGATCATCGGTGTCTTCATCCTGACGCCGCTGCTGTCCCGCCCGCTGATCGCGGCGGCGGCGCCGCTCATGCGGATCTTCGGGGTGTCGGGCAAGCTCGCCCGGCAGAACTCGGTGCGCAACCCCCGCCGTACGGCCGCCACCGCCTCCGCGCTGATGATCGGGCTCACCCTGATCACCGGGATGACGGTGATGGCGGGCAGCCTCCAGCAGGGCATCGACAAGATGGCCTCCTCGTCGCTGCGCGCGGACTACGTGGTCTCCATGGCCAACGGCAACGAGCTCTCCACGGACGTCGACAGGAAGCTGCGCGCGCTGGACGGCGTCACCGCCACCAGCCCGCTGCGCAACGCGCCCTCCCGGATCGACGGCGAGACGGAGTACCTCACCGGTGTCGACGGCTCCTCCATCGGCGAGCTGACCGAACTGCCCCTGGACGGCGGCGCGTTCCAGGTCGGCGGCGGCCAGGTGGTGGTCGACGACGACACCGCGGAGGCCCATGGCTGGCGGGCCGGTTCGACGTTCACCGCGCACTACGAGGACGGCGAGGCGCAGCGGCTGACGGTCGCCGGGGTCTACCAGGGCAACGAGATGATCCGCGGGATCATGCTCGACAACCGCGTCCTCACCCCGCACCTCACCGACCCGGGCGACATGCAGGTCATGGTGAAGACGGCCGACGGCGCCTCGGAGGCGACGAAGGACGCGCTGGAGAAGGCCCTCGGCTCCAACCCGGCCATCCGGGTCCAGGACAAGCAGGACATCTC
Encoded proteins:
- a CDS encoding SGNH/GDSL hydrolase family protein, which encodes MTSMSRARVARRIAAGAAYGGGGIGLAGAAAVGLVLAEVQLAKRAVGNGGTAPHPPSAEGLYGDGMTTADEPPLLLLMLGDSTAAGQGVRRAGQTPGALLASGLAAVAERPVRLRNVALPGARSDDLERQVSQALADSGQVPDICVIMIGANDVTHRMPATRSVRCLATAVRRLRTAGAEVVVGTCPDLGTIEPVQQPLRWLARRASRQLAAAQTIGVVEQGGRTVSLGDLLGPEFAANPRELFGPDSYHPSAEGYATAAMAVLPTVCAALGLWPAEEERPDVSRREGFLPVARAAAEAASEAGTEVAAAMPTGPRGPWALLKRRRRRRVGATEPSPTSASGV
- a CDS encoding acyltransferase family protein, with the protein product MEKPTPGVTVRSRDPWWDNARFVSAALIVVLHTVGSLMSRYDVLGAYHIGTWAFRVPLFVILAGVFSSGGPLGPRHLRTLLSSIALPALIFSLLYSLEVYALGGRFTPHITQLPWTLWFLMSLFFWRLLLPLVVQLRHPLLVTTVVSLAVGYVDEFGMQFSASRTLVYLPLFYLGWRLGQGWLQDWFRARWSLPVAVAGVLASFTVGWLWHTKVLGTWLSMRHAYRADTRLGMEGAWVIRLLVLASAAALVLCLLRLIPRRRLPFVSALGSGGFTIYLLHPLVILPFRERGHIARADTHLELLALMVCGVLLAAVLGSPWVRRLVRPLTKPSVDWLFAAPAAPTPTDPADPPAPPLSKRLEKRSASHPDGGDRSLTYR
- a CDS encoding acetyl-CoA C-acetyltransferase, encoding MPEAVIVSTARSPIGRAFKGSLKDLRPDDLTATIIQAALAKVPELDPRDIDDLMLGCGLPGGEQGNNLGRIVAVQMGMDHLPGCTITRYCSSSLQTSRMALHAIKAGEGDVFISAGVEVVSSFAKGNSDSLPDTHNPFFAEAEARTAAVAQQEGSTWHDPREDGLVPDAYIAMGQTAENLARSKGVTRADMDEFGVRSQNLAEEAIKNGFWEREITPVTLPDGTVVSKDDGPRAGVTLEGVSGLKPVFRPDGLVTAANCCPLNDGAAAVVIMSDTKARELGLTPLARIVSTGVSGLSPEIMGLGPVEASQQALRRAGLTIDDIDLVEINEAFAAQVIPSYRDLGIDLDKLNVNGGAIAVGHPFGMTGARITGTLINSLQFHDKQFGLETMCVGGGQGMAMVIERLS
- a CDS encoding DUF4287 domain-containing protein is translated as MSHVLSEETHRNMLARIPHCTGREVSDWLRTVEDGPALVRFEEKVSWLRHEYDLAYGHAKAIVHEYDLRRAARKFL
- a CDS encoding Bax inhibitor-1/YccA family protein: MRSSNPVFSRRGFSRDNGYAGFNAQPQAGGAAVGTQGNPYAQPQGGNPYAQNPYAQQDLQYGAPPQAPVTTGRMTMDDVVMRTGTTLGVLVVTAALAWALLPVDDANISRSYGIAIGAGLLGMVLALVQSFKRKASPALILSYAAFEGVFLGVVSSVVDNRIADGAAMQAVLGTMGVFLSVLIAYKAGWIRVNRRFVGFVMAAALGFIMLMAVNLLFAVFGGGDGLGFRSGPLGILMGVVGILLGAAFLALDFKQVEDGIAYGAPREEAWLAAFGLTLTLVWIYMEFLRLISILNSSD
- a CDS encoding 4-hydroxybenzoate 3-monooxygenase is translated as MRTTVGIIGAGPAGLLLARLLYRAGIDSVVLESRDRAYVEQRQRAGILEQGTVDVLRAAGAGERMDREGLRHDGVELRYDRTRHRVDFPALTGGRSVTVYAQTEVCKDLIALQLKEGHPLMFEAEALAVEDADTDHPRVRFRTEGREEVLECDYVVGCDGHWGVARKAIPEQLTRTFERTYPFAWLGILADVPPSHDELVYARHDRGFALLSMRSPSVSRLYLQVPEGTDPESWPDDAIWAELERRFETDDDWRLARGPITQKSVTPMRSYVHEPMRHGRLFLAGDAAHIVPPTGAKGLNLAVGDVVTFARALTYERETGSAELLDGYSATCLRRVWQAERFSCDMTTLLHRAPDATPFEDRLQLARLARIASSRAAGTDLAEAYTGFPFG
- a CDS encoding ABC transporter ATP-binding protein, whose product is MTTASIAGRATSVAACATDLSKIYGQGETQVVALDRVSVEFRQGEFTAIMGPSGSGKSTLMHCVAGLDTFSSGSVRIGDTELGSLKDKQLTKLRRDKIGFIFQAFNLLPTLTALENITLPMDIAGRKADQQWLDSVIQMVGLRDRLGHRPSQLSGGQQQRVAVARALASKPDIIFGDEPTGNLDSRSGAEVLGFLRNSVRELGQTVVMVTHDPVAAAYADRVVFLADGRVVDEMYRPTADGVLDFMLRFSGGNPQTPEFDAKGRTS
- a CDS encoding ABC transporter permease, which translates into the protein MFRTALRNVLAHKARLLMTVLAVMLGVAFVSGTLVFTNTLSNALQNSSAKGFDQVDVAVTAKSQEDKGNTIGKTPELTESLLDRSAQVPGAASAIGVVNGFTALADKDGKLIGGGFQSQGGNYWGAKDTRYPLVDGHAPSGADEVLIDSETAKRAGYEVGDTVRLSVDGPVIAPTVVGVFTTDDGNVAAGGSLALFDTATAQKLFGKTGTYDEIDVRAAAGTSEEALKAALDKALPKGQVETTTGTELADEQAEVISSSMSGLKQGMLVFAGISLFVGTFIIANTFTMLVAQRTKELALLRAVGASRRQVTRSVLIEAFVVGAVAAVAGLVAGIGIGAGLRSLMGTLGATVPDGPLVVSTGTIGTALAVGVVITMLAAWLPGRRAAKIPPVAAMSSLHAQATTKSLVLRNTLGALFSGAGVAVVLAATAMEGSDGQAPMGLGAVLLIIGVFILTPLLSRPLIAAAAPLMRIFGVSGKLARQNSVRNPRRTAATASALMIGLTLITGMTVMAGSLQQGIDKMASSSLRADYVVSMANGNELSTDVDRKLRALDGVTATSPLRNAPSRIDGETEYLTGVDGSSIGELTELPLDGGAFQVGGGQVVVDDDTAEAHGWRAGSTFTAHYEDGEAQRLTVAGVYQGNEMIRGIMLDNRVLTPHLTDPGDMQVMVKTADGASEATKDALEKALGSNPAIRVQDKQDISNEIAQMFTLILNMVYGLLAMAVIVAVLGVINTLAMSVFERSQEIGMLRAIGLDRKGIKRMVRLESLVISLFGGVLGIGLGMFFGWAAGELLASRMATYELVLPWARMGVFLLLAATVGVLAALWPARRAARLNMLTAIKSE